A portion of the Natrinema salaciae genome contains these proteins:
- the hemA gene encoding glutamyl-tRNA reductase: MSTGVVTAARVTHRCGGVDQIAAASPESQERAVTELLTVPEIEEAYVLSTCNRVEAYVVGADHAVGRAALEEFFAAVDDEAVVSTDHDESLRHLLRVAAGLESVLLGEDQIIGQVRTAYEDARDADGIGSMLEAAITKAIHVGERARTETAINEGVVSLGSAATRRAANEVDLEGATALVVGAGEMGQLAARSLAAAGIDELVVVNRTVSHADHLVADIGTETEIEATAAPLEALDTVGSRADVVVTATGSETPVVEPRHLGGTAGADADGIEQVVVDLGQPRDVAPAAAGLPSVRVFDLDDLESVTEETREQRSEAAREVEAMIDHEFDLLCEQYKRARADEAIAAMYESAERIKEREVETALSQLEGEEGEAHREVVEAMADSLVNQLLAPPTKSLREAAAEDDWSTIHTALQLFNPEFEADDRPIVPPSIATATTGEATNGDPPIGTAEDD, encoded by the coding sequence ATGTCCACAGGGGTCGTGACTGCCGCGCGAGTGACACACAGGTGCGGCGGCGTCGACCAGATAGCCGCCGCCAGCCCCGAGAGTCAGGAACGCGCCGTAACGGAACTGCTGACCGTTCCCGAGATCGAGGAAGCGTACGTCCTCTCGACGTGCAACCGAGTCGAGGCGTACGTCGTCGGGGCCGACCACGCCGTCGGCCGGGCCGCCCTCGAAGAGTTTTTCGCTGCGGTCGACGACGAGGCCGTCGTCAGCACCGACCACGACGAGAGCCTGCGCCACCTGCTTCGGGTCGCCGCCGGACTCGAGTCGGTACTCCTCGGCGAAGACCAGATCATCGGGCAGGTTCGGACCGCCTACGAAGACGCTCGCGACGCTGACGGCATCGGATCGATGCTCGAGGCCGCCATCACGAAGGCGATCCACGTCGGCGAGCGCGCCCGCACCGAGACCGCGATCAACGAAGGCGTGGTCTCGTTGGGTTCGGCCGCGACGCGACGAGCCGCCAACGAGGTCGACCTCGAGGGTGCGACAGCGCTGGTCGTCGGTGCCGGCGAGATGGGACAGCTCGCCGCGCGCAGTCTCGCGGCCGCCGGCATCGACGAACTCGTCGTCGTCAACCGAACCGTTTCCCACGCCGACCACCTCGTCGCCGATATCGGGACCGAGACCGAGATCGAGGCCACGGCCGCGCCGCTCGAGGCGCTGGACACGGTCGGGAGCCGTGCGGACGTGGTCGTCACGGCGACCGGCAGCGAGACGCCGGTCGTCGAACCTCGACATCTCGGCGGCACGGCCGGTGCCGACGCGGATGGAATCGAGCAGGTGGTCGTCGACCTCGGCCAGCCGCGGGACGTCGCTCCCGCGGCAGCTGGACTGCCGTCGGTCCGGGTCTTCGATCTGGACGATCTGGAGTCGGTCACCGAGGAGACCCGCGAGCAGCGTTCCGAGGCGGCCCGCGAGGTCGAAGCGATGATCGACCACGAGTTCGACCTGCTCTGCGAGCAGTACAAGCGGGCGCGCGCCGACGAGGCCATCGCGGCGATGTACGAGTCCGCCGAGCGAATCAAGGAGCGCGAGGTCGAAACCGCGCTCTCGCAGCTCGAGGGCGAGGAGGGCGAGGCGCACCGCGAGGTCGTCGAGGCGATGGCGGACTCGCTGGTCAACCAGTTGCTCGCGCCGCCGACCAAGAGCCTCCGGGAGGCGGCCGCGGAGGACGACTGGAGCACGATCCACACCGCCCTCCAGCTGTTCAATCCGGAGTTCGAGGCGGACGACCGGCCGATCGTCCCGCCGTCGATCGCCACCGCGACGACCGGCGAGGCGACGAACGGCGACCCGCCGATCGGGACGGCCGAGGACGACTGA
- a CDS encoding HAD family hydrolase, with the protein MDLERDYDFWLLDLDGTLVDVEWSYTREVFDRVGDRLGREFTDREADILWNGLTGSRDQQLEEWGVDPGEFWNAFHDEEDPSVRAEQTYLHEDAAFVGDLDVPVGLVTHCQEFLCEPVLDHVGIGDWFDAQLCCTEKTGWKPDPDPVQSVMSDLGVGHNGHRGVLAGDGACDVGAAWNAGLDAIHVERVGHERRGLCVRGDYRVRSFDELY; encoded by the coding sequence ATGGACCTCGAGCGCGATTACGACTTCTGGCTGCTCGATCTCGACGGGACGCTCGTCGACGTCGAGTGGTCGTACACCCGCGAGGTGTTCGACCGGGTCGGTGACCGACTCGGACGCGAGTTCACTGATCGGGAGGCCGACATCCTCTGGAACGGTCTGACCGGGTCCCGAGACCAACAACTCGAGGAGTGGGGTGTCGATCCCGGCGAGTTCTGGAACGCCTTCCACGACGAGGAGGACCCCTCGGTGCGGGCCGAGCAGACCTACCTCCACGAGGACGCCGCGTTCGTCGGCGATCTCGACGTCCCGGTCGGGCTGGTCACGCACTGTCAGGAGTTCCTCTGTGAGCCCGTCCTGGACCACGTCGGAATCGGTGACTGGTTCGACGCACAACTCTGTTGTACCGAGAAGACGGGCTGGAAGCCGGACCCCGACCCCGTCCAGTCCGTCATGTCCGACCTCGGCGTCGGCCACAACGGCCACCGAGGCGTGCTCGCCGGTGACGGTGCCTGTGACGTGGGTGCAGCCTGGAACGCCGGCCTGGACGCGATCCACGTCGAACGGGTCGGTCACGAGCGACGAGGGCTGTGCGTGCGCGGCGACTATCGCGTCCGCTCGTTCGACGAACTGTACTGA
- a CDS encoding DUF7344 domain-containing protein codes for MVGTDSGGSDRGERAESERVAASSASGAGDPDLDEFLRVVSDRRRRCALYSLASGDPQTVDALATHVAARLERTSPDAVSESQRDAVRVMLVHADIPRLEETGVVSYDRRTETLRLDYPPARIETLLETCDGLEE; via the coding sequence ATGGTCGGAACGGACTCCGGTGGCAGTGATCGGGGCGAACGGGCCGAGAGCGAACGGGTCGCGGCGTCGAGCGCATCCGGTGCCGGGGACCCAGATCTCGACGAGTTCCTACGGGTCGTGAGCGACCGACGCCGGCGGTGCGCACTGTACAGTTTAGCGTCGGGCGATCCCCAAACGGTAGACGCCCTCGCAACCCACGTCGCCGCCCGATTGGAGCGGACGTCCCCGGACGCCGTGTCCGAATCGCAGCGCGACGCAGTCAGGGTCATGCTCGTCCACGCCGATATCCCGAGACTCGAGGAAACGGGCGTCGTATCGTACGATCGGCGGACCGAAACCCTCCGTCTCGACTATCCCCCGGCGCGGATCGAAACGCTACTCGAGACGTGTGACGGACTCGAGGAGTAG
- a CDS encoding HTH domain-containing protein, whose amino-acid sequence MPVREPAAPLIVDPDSRGAVRVDCYVRSNVPAAVSEQLSALVERLRTIREREYVDELRINRWPAQHSVAEESGPTCTELVAEFERWADRNGYSLEPGFRRRSVPPSPLGVDGEPRERVRVPLVALALYEDADDADADILRGVVPCTELSYTGDERTCTVDEWLTAVETRALDEPVRASQIDQTALLEGQ is encoded by the coding sequence ATGCCTGTACGTGAACCCGCAGCTCCACTGATCGTCGATCCCGATTCCCGGGGAGCCGTCCGCGTCGATTGTTACGTTCGGTCGAACGTGCCCGCCGCCGTTTCCGAGCAGCTCTCCGCGCTCGTCGAACGGCTCCGAACGATCCGGGAACGCGAGTACGTCGACGAGCTGCGGATCAATCGGTGGCCGGCGCAACACTCGGTCGCGGAGGAATCGGGGCCGACGTGCACCGAACTCGTCGCCGAGTTCGAGCGGTGGGCCGATCGGAACGGCTACTCGCTCGAGCCTGGGTTCCGACGACGGTCGGTTCCGCCGTCACCGCTCGGTGTCGACGGCGAACCGCGCGAACGAGTGCGGGTTCCGCTGGTGGCGCTGGCGCTCTACGAGGACGCGGACGACGCCGACGCCGACATCCTCCGCGGAGTCGTCCCGTGTACGGAACTCTCGTACACGGGCGACGAGCGGACCTGTACGGTCGACGAGTGGCTCACCGCGGTCGAAACGCGAGCGCTCGACGAACCGGTCCGCGCGTCTCAGATCGATCAGACGGCGCTGTTAGAGGGACAGTGA
- a CDS encoding helix-turn-helix domain-containing protein: MMSTSKQRLAVPDELDSPQAKLVYLTLSVGDEATAADLQRALGLSKLTLLAVLESLATADLVERTEGGYACT; encoded by the coding sequence ATGATGTCCACGAGCAAACAGCGGCTAGCGGTCCCGGACGAACTCGACTCTCCACAGGCGAAACTCGTGTACCTGACTCTCAGCGTCGGTGACGAAGCGACGGCGGCCGACCTGCAGCGGGCGCTCGGCCTGTCGAAACTCACACTCCTCGCCGTTCTCGAGTCGCTCGCGACGGCGGACCTCGTCGAGCGCACGGAGGGTGGGTATGCCTGTACGTGA
- the lwrS gene encoding LWR-salt protein, giving the protein MDASYVFRVRVRLEPGREDVSLEPSSAETTVTLFREAPEPGTEGWLFFRDTLWRGEVSDEAYARRLAAEWLGVPERTVEAVDFRELQTDEAYFDALKSAIAADLDPFKADTVSEALSKYLGSSVRVTETDESD; this is encoded by the coding sequence ATGGACGCCAGTTACGTCTTCCGCGTTCGCGTTCGCCTCGAGCCCGGCCGGGAGGACGTTTCCCTCGAGCCGAGCAGCGCCGAGACGACGGTCACGCTCTTTCGCGAGGCTCCCGAACCGGGTACCGAGGGGTGGCTGTTCTTTCGGGACACCCTCTGGCGGGGCGAGGTGTCCGACGAGGCGTACGCCCGTCGGCTCGCCGCGGAGTGGCTCGGTGTTCCCGAGCGGACCGTCGAGGCCGTCGACTTCCGCGAACTCCAGACGGACGAAGCGTACTTCGACGCGCTGAAATCGGCGATCGCCGCCGACCTCGATCCCTTCAAGGCTGACACCGTCTCCGAAGCGCTCTCGAAGTATCTGGGCTCGAGCGTTCGAGTGACCGAGACGGACGAGAGCGACTAA
- a CDS encoding 4a-hydroxytetrahydrobiopterin dehydratase — protein MADLLSDEEIEDRLPADWEREGDEIVRVYEFDDYLRGVNFAQMVGEIAEAQFHHPEIIIRYAGVEIRLTSHEEGGITENDIEMAELIESERDA, from the coding sequence ATGGCTGACCTGCTTTCCGACGAGGAAATCGAGGATCGACTCCCCGCCGACTGGGAACGCGAGGGCGACGAGATCGTTCGCGTCTACGAGTTCGACGACTACCTTCGCGGCGTCAACTTCGCCCAGATGGTCGGCGAAATCGCCGAAGCGCAGTTCCACCACCCCGAGATCATCATCCGGTACGCCGGCGTCGAGATCCGGCTGACCTCCCACGAGGAGGGCGGCATCACCGAAAACGACATCGAGATGGCGGAACTGATCGAGTCCGAGCGCGACGCGTGA
- a CDS encoding helix-turn-helix domain-containing protein: MSTIADLRLPATETALATTLERAPDATFELESSVSKTRPSLWVSGVDPQTVAAAFAADHSVADADLLVETGSRLLYDVTFVDGSGTNRLWDELLADGGSLLEARASDGWWQVTVRYRDRDTLCDAYDRLVERGINADLRRVTDVTDVEGHETRLTPEQQEALEAALEYGYFEIPRGISMEELATELGISHQALSERFRRAYETLVDAELQPAGEGSRFD; the protein is encoded by the coding sequence ATGTCGACGATAGCCGACCTCCGGCTTCCGGCGACCGAGACCGCGCTGGCGACCACCCTCGAGCGCGCGCCGGACGCGACGTTCGAACTCGAGTCTTCGGTGTCGAAGACGCGCCCATCGCTGTGGGTGTCCGGCGTCGATCCCCAGACGGTCGCCGCCGCCTTCGCGGCCGATCACTCGGTCGCGGACGCCGACCTCCTCGTCGAAACGGGATCGCGACTGCTGTACGACGTGACGTTCGTCGACGGGTCGGGCACGAATCGCCTCTGGGACGAACTGCTCGCCGACGGGGGCTCGCTGCTCGAGGCGCGGGCGAGCGACGGCTGGTGGCAGGTGACGGTCCGCTATCGCGACCGGGACACGCTCTGTGACGCGTACGATCGGCTGGTCGAGCGCGGTATCAACGCCGATCTCCGGCGCGTGACCGACGTGACCGACGTCGAGGGTCACGAGACGCGGCTGACCCCGGAACAGCAGGAGGCACTCGAGGCCGCGCTCGAGTACGGCTACTTCGAGATCCCACGGGGGATTTCGATGGAAGAGCTGGCCACGGAGCTGGGGATCTCTCATCAGGCGCTCTCCGAACGGTTCCGCCGAGCCTACGAGACGCTGGTCGACGCCGAACTCCAGCCCGCGGGTGAGGGATCTCGGTTCGACTAG
- a CDS encoding TIGR00341 family protein produces the protein MRYLEITVPEGKRRSVLDILEDEGVDYVVSDETSGRGYTAVVRFPIPTQAVEPLLDRLKRAGIGDEASVVVIDAETVVSERFATLRDQYSRGGQTGARTSRQVLRTKADELTPPFPIYAIMLLISAVVATAGLLADSPAVVIGAMVIAPLLGPALAANVGIVTGDGRLKSTGFTYQLVGVAMVVVASIGLATLARLAGLEPAGVDIVVATELEERVAPNLFSLAVALGAGIAGILSLTRGFSEAIVGVMIAAALIPPSAAVGITVAWGMSGAAIGAAVLVIVNLLSINLAALATLWVAGYRPQGLFEASPTRTPTYTYAAIFGIGLLVLAAPLASVTLLEFHTTELESAAEDEVNAVLAEPRYDELESEDVAIELDGDYPVQSVDRVVVTVTGLESGPEPGLADRLYEEIRPHTDEPLVVEVQYVVAEQRGDDADRRNGNEPLDWP, from the coding sequence ATGCGCTATCTCGAGATCACGGTCCCGGAGGGGAAACGGCGATCCGTTCTCGACATTCTGGAGGACGAGGGGGTCGACTACGTCGTCAGCGACGAAACGAGCGGCAGGGGGTACACGGCGGTCGTCCGGTTTCCGATCCCGACGCAGGCCGTCGAACCGCTCCTCGATCGGTTGAAGCGGGCCGGAATCGGCGACGAGGCCAGCGTGGTCGTGATCGACGCCGAGACGGTCGTCTCCGAACGGTTCGCGACGCTCCGGGATCAGTACAGTCGCGGCGGCCAGACCGGCGCGCGCACCTCGAGACAGGTGCTGCGCACGAAGGCCGACGAACTCACGCCGCCGTTTCCCATCTACGCCATCATGCTGCTGATCAGCGCCGTCGTCGCCACGGCCGGGCTGTTGGCCGATTCGCCGGCAGTGGTGATCGGCGCGATGGTCATCGCGCCGCTGCTCGGGCCCGCGCTCGCCGCCAACGTCGGCATCGTGACCGGCGACGGCCGGCTCAAATCGACGGGCTTCACGTACCAGCTCGTCGGCGTGGCGATGGTCGTCGTCGCTTCGATCGGGCTCGCCACCCTCGCCCGCCTGGCCGGACTCGAGCCCGCGGGCGTCGACATCGTCGTCGCCACCGAACTCGAGGAGCGGGTCGCGCCGAACCTGTTCTCGCTCGCGGTCGCCCTCGGTGCCGGGATCGCCGGCATTCTGAGTCTCACGCGGGGGTTTTCGGAGGCCATCGTCGGCGTCATGATCGCCGCGGCGCTCATTCCGCCCTCCGCGGCGGTCGGGATCACGGTCGCCTGGGGGATGTCCGGCGCGGCGATCGGTGCCGCCGTCCTCGTGATCGTCAACCTCCTGTCGATCAACCTCGCGGCGCTGGCGACGCTGTGGGTCGCCGGCTATCGCCCGCAAGGGCTGTTCGAGGCGTCACCGACCCGGACGCCAACGTACACGTACGCGGCGATATTCGGCATCGGGCTCCTGGTACTCGCCGCACCGCTCGCCAGCGTCACCCTGCTCGAGTTCCACACGACCGAACTCGAGTCGGCCGCCGAAGACGAGGTGAACGCAGTGCTCGCGGAGCCGCGGTACGACGAACTCGAGAGCGAAGACGTCGCCATCGAACTCGACGGGGACTACCCGGTCCAGTCGGTCGATCGGGTCGTCGTCACGGTCACTGGGCTGGAATCCGGCCCGGAACCGGGGCTGGCCGACCGGCTCTACGAGGAGATCAGGCCCCACACCGACGAGCCGCTGGTCGTCGAGGTTCAGTACGTCGTCGCCGAACAGCGCGGTGACGACGCCGACCGACGAAACGGGAACGAGCCCTTGGACTGGCCGTGA
- a CDS encoding MATE family efflux transporter, with the protein MSELQPAAVAFVAGLLERCGIIDAERFRSTMALAWPRIVTGFAIMSKQTADLAMVGMAVGTAGTAGLAFALGYWQIVTLLGLGLAGGTVTLVSQNYGGEETDRASLAVTQSVVLALAFALPIMAVFLAVPGPLIALLGADSAALGHGSVYLVYVAPAVVFELLNLIASRTYTGVGDTFTEMVARAGGAVLNIVFSGVLIFGFGLGAAGAAIGTTLASAFVTLVLAWGMLGRSYGRLGMAPSPVPITRGGPWFEPTLIRQLIEISLPEIGRRLAQGAIVFPLLWIAASFGPVVVTALEVGRRVRALINSVNWGLSLAASSLVGQHLGANEEAEAGAYGTGIIRLSVVLYAGVTVLVLVFARPIAGLFVTEPANVAQAALFVAVGAVSSIGYGIDGAAAGALLGAGDTRWPFVASLLGRYAFALPAAALGLVTPLGVGGLCLALLLETAVPGGINLWLFRTGRWKAVSRRYRPSSDPG; encoded by the coding sequence ATGTCGGAACTGCAGCCGGCAGCGGTCGCGTTCGTCGCGGGGCTCCTCGAGCGCTGCGGGATCATCGACGCCGAGCGTTTCCGGTCGACGATGGCGCTGGCGTGGCCGCGGATCGTGACCGGTTTCGCGATCATGTCGAAGCAGACGGCGGATCTCGCGATGGTCGGGATGGCCGTCGGAACGGCGGGAACCGCGGGACTGGCGTTCGCGCTCGGCTACTGGCAGATCGTGACGCTGCTGGGACTCGGACTGGCGGGTGGCACCGTCACGCTCGTCTCGCAGAATTACGGCGGCGAGGAGACCGATCGCGCGTCGCTGGCGGTCACCCAGAGCGTCGTCCTCGCGCTCGCGTTCGCGCTCCCGATCATGGCCGTCTTTCTCGCCGTTCCCGGTCCGCTGATCGCTCTGCTCGGTGCCGACTCGGCCGCGCTCGGCCACGGCAGCGTCTACCTCGTCTACGTCGCGCCCGCGGTGGTCTTCGAACTGCTCAATCTCATCGCCAGCCGAACGTACACGGGCGTCGGCGACACGTTCACCGAGATGGTCGCGCGCGCCGGCGGTGCGGTGCTCAACATCGTCTTCAGCGGCGTTCTCATCTTCGGGTTCGGTCTGGGCGCTGCCGGTGCGGCGATCGGCACGACCCTCGCGAGCGCGTTCGTGACGCTGGTGCTCGCGTGGGGGATGCTCGGCCGATCGTACGGCCGCCTCGGCATGGCTCCCAGTCCCGTCCCGATCACTCGAGGCGGACCGTGGTTCGAACCGACGCTGATCCGCCAGTTGATCGAGATCTCGCTCCCGGAGATCGGCCGTCGGCTCGCGCAGGGGGCGATCGTCTTCCCGCTGCTCTGGATCGCCGCCTCGTTCGGCCCGGTGGTCGTGACGGCCCTCGAGGTCGGGCGACGAGTGCGGGCCCTGATCAACAGCGTCAACTGGGGGCTGTCCCTGGCCGCGAGTTCGCTGGTCGGACAGCACCTCGGCGCGAACGAGGAGGCGGAAGCGGGAGCCTACGGGACGGGGATCATTCGACTCTCGGTCGTGCTCTACGCCGGCGTAACCGTTCTGGTCCTGGTCTTCGCGCGGCCGATCGCCGGGCTGTTCGTCACCGAGCCCGCGAACGTCGCACAGGCCGCCCTCTTCGTCGCGGTCGGTGCCGTCAGTTCGATCGGCTACGGGATCGACGGGGCCGCCGCGGGGGCGCTGCTCGGTGCCGGTGACACCCGCTGGCCGTTCGTCGCCTCCCTGCTCGGACGGTACGCGTTCGCGCTCCCGGCGGCCGCGCTCGGGCTGGTCACGCCGCTGGGCGTCGGCGGGCTCTGCCTCGCGCTCTTGCTCGAGACGGCCGTTCCGGGCGGGATCAACCTCTGGCTGTTCCGCACCGGGCGGTGGAAGGCCGTGAGTCGTCGGTACCGTCCGTCGTCGGACCCCGGCTGA
- a CDS encoding geranylgeranyl reductase family protein: MYDFVVVGVGPPGARFARRAAEDGYDVLALEKGSIGEPLACSGHVSTDVWTFTGEGAREELFQNEIYGARFHVGGPHSDAYPFYKRDVASNVVDRVGLDRHLADLAREAGADVREGHTVTAVTEHRDRVAVVANGPDGTVEFEAKMLAGCDGPRSRVRDELGLPQPEELLHGVLAFSEEEDHQDFVDVHLTPPTFFAWRIPRGEAGVEYGLAAPPGVQVTKHFEELIDGYEIDVSHRCSGAIPIGPPDRVTTRRAFLVGDAAAQTKPFTGGGILYSMTSADHAAREIDPDRPTTLAAYERAWRDDLEREQTLGRWIRRAYSLPEPVQRLGLGALSGEIGVHMDRPTSLASPSHLRALLSRFRR, translated from the coding sequence ATGTACGATTTCGTCGTCGTCGGCGTCGGACCGCCGGGTGCACGCTTCGCCCGTCGGGCCGCCGAAGATGGGTACGACGTGCTCGCCCTCGAGAAGGGCAGTATCGGCGAGCCGCTGGCCTGTTCGGGCCACGTGAGCACCGACGTTTGGACGTTCACGGGCGAGGGTGCTCGCGAGGAACTGTTCCAGAACGAGATTTACGGCGCGCGGTTCCACGTGGGCGGCCCCCACAGCGACGCCTACCCGTTCTACAAGCGCGACGTCGCGTCGAACGTCGTCGACCGCGTCGGGCTGGATCGTCACCTCGCCGACCTCGCCCGCGAGGCGGGTGCGGACGTCCGCGAGGGACACACCGTCACCGCGGTCACGGAGCACCGCGACCGCGTCGCGGTCGTCGCGAACGGCCCCGACGGTACCGTCGAGTTCGAGGCGAAGATGCTCGCCGGCTGCGACGGCCCGCGCTCGCGGGTCCGTGACGAACTCGGCCTGCCCCAGCCGGAGGAGTTGCTTCACGGCGTCCTCGCCTTTTCCGAGGAGGAGGACCACCAGGACTTCGTCGACGTACACCTCACGCCGCCGACCTTCTTCGCGTGGCGAATCCCGCGCGGCGAGGCCGGCGTCGAGTACGGGCTCGCGGCCCCGCCGGGCGTGCAGGTGACCAAACACTTCGAGGAGTTGATCGACGGCTACGAGATCGACGTCTCCCACCGCTGCTCGGGGGCGATCCCGATCGGACCCCCGGACCGCGTCACCACGCGCCGCGCGTTCCTCGTCGGCGACGCGGCCGCCCAGACCAAGCCGTTCACCGGCGGCGGCATCCTCTACAGCATGACCAGCGCCGACCACGCCGCCCGCGAGATCGACCCGGACCGCCCGACCACGCTCGCGGCCTACGAACGGGCCTGGCGGGACGACCTCGAGCGCGAACAGACGCTGGGGCGCTGGATCCGACGCGCCTATTCGCTTCCCGAACCCGTCCAGCGGCTCGGACTGGGTGCGTTGTCGGGCGAGATCGGCGTCCACATGGATCGCCCGACGTCGCTGGCCTCTCCCTCGCATCTCAGAGCACTCCTGTCGCGATTCCGGAGGTGA
- a CDS encoding HIT family protein, whose protein sequence is MNCPFCSIVEGEEDAVILDETEDTIAFAPLDSVSEGHLLVVPKAHYEHLFDVPEPILHAVTERARTIAERLRAHGFDGVNLLHASGEAAQQSVPHFHLHIAPRRHDDELDLWPASTHDESDFDRTYETVRTAIENGDAL, encoded by the coding sequence ATGAACTGTCCGTTCTGTTCTATCGTCGAGGGCGAGGAGGACGCCGTAATCCTCGACGAAACCGAGGATACGATTGCGTTCGCACCACTAGACTCGGTTTCGGAGGGTCACCTGCTGGTCGTTCCGAAAGCTCATTACGAGCATCTGTTCGACGTCCCGGAACCGATACTTCACGCGGTGACGGAACGAGCGAGAACGATCGCCGAGCGACTTCGTGCTCACGGGTTCGATGGGGTGAATCTCCTCCACGCCAGCGGTGAGGCGGCCCAGCAGTCCGTCCCACACTTCCACCTGCATATCGCCCCGCGCCGTCACGACGACGAATTGGACCTGTGGCCCGCGAGTACGCACGACGAATCCGATTTCGATCGCACCTACGAGACAGTTCGAACTGCGATCGAAAACGGAGATGCACTGTAG
- a CDS encoding cyclase family protein, whose product MSDLLTADNTTLIDLSIGLEDGVASEPTPPSIDAFDHEAGAERLAESLRAQGYDVDADDFPDGMGLAWEDIEVIPHAGTHLDAPWHYGPEVDGEPAKTIDEVPLEWCRRNAVVLDFRWMDPGEEISVADLEDALAELDHELSPGEIVLLQTGADELWEQPEYLTQFPGMSAEGTTFLVERGVKVIGTDAYGFDKPFTEMGRRYAESGDEAELWPAHVAGREVEYCQIEKMANLDALPRKTDVPIVAFPITIENASGGWVRPVAFIGIDETGGDTA is encoded by the coding sequence ATGAGTGACTTGTTGACAGCCGACAATACCACGTTGATCGACCTCAGCATCGGCCTCGAGGACGGCGTCGCGAGCGAGCCGACGCCGCCGAGTATCGATGCCTTCGATCACGAAGCCGGTGCGGAACGGCTCGCCGAGAGCCTTCGGGCGCAGGGGTACGACGTCGACGCCGACGACTTCCCGGACGGCATGGGACTCGCCTGGGAGGACATCGAGGTGATCCCCCACGCCGGCACGCACCTCGACGCGCCGTGGCATTACGGCCCCGAGGTCGACGGCGAACCGGCGAAGACGATCGATGAGGTTCCCCTCGAGTGGTGCCGCAGGAACGCGGTCGTACTCGACTTCCGGTGGATGGACCCCGGCGAGGAGATCTCGGTCGCCGACCTCGAGGACGCCCTCGCGGAACTGGACCACGAGCTCTCGCCGGGCGAGATCGTCCTGCTCCAGACCGGTGCCGACGAGCTGTGGGAACAGCCCGAGTACCTCACGCAGTTCCCCGGCATGAGCGCCGAAGGAACGACATTCCTCGTCGAGCGGGGGGTGAAGGTGATCGGGACCGACGCCTACGGCTTCGACAAGCCGTTCACCGAGATGGGCAGGCGGTACGCCGAGTCCGGCGACGAGGCCGAACTGTGGCCGGCCCACGTCGCCGGCCGCGAGGTGGAGTACTGCCAGATCGAGAAGATGGCGAACCTCGACGCCTTGCCCCGGAAGACCGACGTGCCGATCGTCGCGTTCCCCATCACGATCGAGAACGCCAGCGGCGGCTGGGTGCGACCGGTCGCGTTTATCGGGATCGACGAGACGGGAGGTGATACCGCGTGA